The Chitinophagales bacterium genomic interval GAAATTGTACCGGTATTGTTGCTGGTGAAGTTTATGAATGCGTTTTTCTAAGTAAGCAAAAATTGAGAAGTTTCATACCGTATGTCAAAGTCAAAAGGTAAAATAAAGTCGATGCTCATCTCACAACCTGAGCCTGAGAATGGGAAATCGCCCTACTACGATATTGCTAAGAAGTACAATATCAAGGTGGATTTTCGGAAATTTATACAGGTAGAAGGAGTATCTACAAAAGAATTCAGGAAATCGAGAATTGTATTGAATGATTATTCTGCAGTGATTTTCACAAGTAGAAACTCTATGGATTATTTCTTTTCTATTTGTGAAAGCATGCGCGTAAAAATGTCGCAGGAGACAAAATATTTTTGTAAATCAGAAGCAATCGCACTCTACCTTCAGAAGTATATTCAATACCGCAAACGCAAGGTGTTTTTTGGAAGTGGTAGAGAAGAAGACCTCAGGGAAATATTGATGAAGCACAAGGAAAATGAAAAGTTTCTTTTACCTTGTTCCAATGTGTCAAACAGTGCCTTGCCAGATTTTCTTGAAGAAAAAGGCTTTGATTTTAAGCCGGCAGTTATGTATAAAACGGTAAGCAGTGATTTATCTGATCTGGAAAATATTTTTTATGATATAATTTTGTTTTTCAGCCCACACGGTTTGAAATCATTGTTTGAAAATTTCCCTGATTTCAAACAAAACAACACAAAGCTCGGTGCATTTGGCGATACTACTGCTCAAGCTATGGAAGATTATGGGCTTAGCGTAAACATAAAAGCACCGGCTCCTGGAGTGCCCTCTATGACTATGGCAGTTCAAAAGTACTTGGATAAGTACAACAAATAGTAATCAGCATTTTGCAGAGTAAAATTCTTTGAATAATAAAATAAACTATCGACTCTTTCAGTTTTGAAGCTGATTTGGAATAATAACCTGAGTTCGGAAATTATTTATTGCTCAGAATACCTGAAAACAGTGGGATTCGACTGGAAATACTGATGGAATAGCGGGCTATTTTGAGGTATTTCCGGGAAGAAGATTGCTGTTTTCTGGTATTTGAAATCCATAAAACACAATTTGCTGCGTTGCATTTGCTCGGTTTATCCCGATAGACCTTCTCAAATGCGCCTTGCCTATTGCATTTTAGTGAATTTCTGAGCTCTTAAATAATTATTGAGCTCAGGTTAATACCGATATCAAGAAACTTTTATTATCACAGTTGAGTAATGTTAAGTGTCTGAACCATAATTCAACCAAATGTTTTTGTTTGGGTTAGCCTTAGACTTTCAGTATATTTATGCTCAAGAACTAAACAATGTCACGTTTCACGTTTGCTTTATTAATACTCTCTACTTGTTTCTACCAGGGGTTTGGACAGAATTTTCCTCATTTCAGCCAATTTCCCTTTCAGGGCATGCTTTATAATCCGGCTGTTACAGGCTCAAATGATGCGATAGAAATAGATGCGCTATACAGAAGCCAATGGTCAGGCATTCAAGGCCAGCCAAAAACGCTTGCTATAGCTGCACAATCGCCAATAAATCGACTTCAGTCTAACTTAGGGTTGTTCTTTATGCACGATAGGTTGGGGGCTGAAAAAAATAATTACATTCAATTTGCTTATGCATGGAGAACACCTCTCAAATTCGCAAACTTAGCCTTTGGATTAAGTGGAGGAATTGTTCAAAAACAAATTGACGGAAGAGAATTGAGAGCGCCTGAAGGAGAATATCGCGAAATTTTCACGCACAATGATGATTATATTCCCGAAAACTTTGTCAGCTCAATAAGTGGGGATATGAATGTTGGGGTTTATTTGAATAATGAAAAATGGTATGCCGGAGTAGCTGTAAATAATTTATTGGGGAGTGCCCATAGTTTTACTGACAGAGGGCATGATATTAACATTCGATCCAGTCGATACTTAGCTGTACATGGAGGGTATTTAATAAAAATCTCAAAAAACTTTGACTTACAACCAAATGTTTTAGTACTTTCGGATTTCAATAATTATCAGGGGTTGTATAACCTTACAGTTTATTTTAAACAAAAGCTTTGGCTTGGAATGGCATTTAGAGGTACCAGTGTAAATACTAAAGAGTCAATTATTCCGTTTTTAGGTTTCAAAGTTGCAAAACAATTAAAATTAGGATACAGTTATGATGCGGGAATCTCTGAAATTAGAAATGTAAATGGCGGTTCTCACGAAATTTTTGTGAAATATTTGATCGATATTCGTAAATTTATGCAGTCAGGGAAGATTATTTACAATCCAAGGTTTATGTAATGGTCTTTACTCTATAATTAAAAGATGAATTTTCAACTTGTATCAATCAATTTTTCATTTTTATTGAAATAATTCTATTTTTACGGGCTTTAGACAAAAAGCGTGTTGTAAAACATTAACAATTATGAAAAGCACAGTTCTCAGTTTTGGGTTATTTTTAGTGTTATTAGTTAGCGGCTGTGGTGCCGGTTTCAATGGCCAACTAATTGGAGTACAAGATCGTCCGGGTTGGAATAATGTTATACCTTATGGTATGGTTTATGTTCCCTCTGGTAATTTGCATATTGGTCAAAGTGGTCAGGATGTAAATTATTCTATGGTTCAAAGAACCAAATCTATCTCCATTCAAGGATTTTTTATGGATGATACAGAAGTCACTAATAATGAATACAGACAATTTGTTCATTGGGTTCGTGACTCAATTACCGCTTTTACTATGGGCGGTGACTTCATAGAAAATGAAGGAGAAGAAGGTGAAAAAGTGAATTGGGAATTCATGAGTGATTTCAACTACAATGATGAAGAGTACAAAGAATCTCTTGAGGGGCTTTACTATCCTGAAAATGAACAAATGTGGGGCAAACACGAAATGGATGTAAGTAAATTTGTGTTTGATTACTACTGGTTAGATATTAAAGAAGCTGCGCGTGTTTCAAACAGAGGTAAGCCCAGATCAGAATTTTTTAAGTCAGGTACTACACCTGTTTATCCCGATACATTAGTATGGGTAAGAGATTTTTCCTACTCTTACAATGAACCAATGACAAGAAATTATTTCTGGCACCCTGCCTTTGACGACTATCCTGTAGTTGGAGTTACATGGGATCAAGCCAATGCATTTTCAGCATGGAGAACAAAGTTTTGGGGAGACTACAGGGCAGCCAGAGGTGAGGTCATTAATGACCCGTTTAGGTTACCGACTGAACATGAGTGGGAATACGCAGCTCGTGGAGGAAAAGCCAATGCTCCTTATCCATGGGGAGGCCCTTATCTTAGGAATTCTAAAGGTTGTTTATTGGCCAACTTTAAACCAGGTAGGGGAAATTATCCTGAAGATGGCGGTTTTTATACTGTTAGAGCTGATGCTTATTGGCCTAATGATTATGGCCTGTTTAATATGTCTGGAAATGTTTCAGAATGGACGTCTACAGCTTTCTTTGAAAATGCATACTCCTTTGCTCATGATATGAATCCGGATGTGAGATATGATGCAGCAGAAGATGATGAAATCACTATGAAGCGCAAAGTTGTTCGCGGAGGCTCATGGAAAGACATAGGCTATTTCTTGCAAACAAGCACAAGAAATTTTGAATATCAGGATTCTGCCAAGTCATATGTGGGATTCAGAAATGTGCTCACATTCCTCGGAAGGTCTATCAATGATTAATATTATTTTAAGTAACCGAAAATATTTTTTTTAATCACCACAAAAGTTTAGCAAATTATGAAAGGATTAGTCGTTTTTTTTGAATCTCCAAAAGGCCAACAAATCAAAAATCTTATTATTGGTTTAGGAGCTTCAGTTGTAATTATGGGGGCTTTGTTCAAACTTATGTCCTGGCCAGGAGCAGGACTTATGCTCATTGTAGGCTTGGGAACAGAGGCTTTTATCTTTGCCTTACTTGGAATTCTTCCCCCACATCCCGATTTGTACTGGGAAAAATTCTATCCAGGAGTTACAACCCCACCTCATTTAGATGAAATGCACAATGAAGGAAAACCTATTAATAAACCTTCTGTTACCGATCAATTGAATGATATGTTGGAGAAAGCCAATGTAGAAACACGTTTGATAGAAAGATTGGGTAATAATCTGGGTAAGTTGGGTGATACAGCTGAAAAAATCTCTGAATTGGGAGATGTTGCCGCTTCTACTTCAGATTACGCAGCAAAAACTAAAGAAGCTTCAGAAGCTTTGGTTGAAATGAAAAATGCTTATGCCACTGCCACTGCAAATGTTACTGCATTGGGACAAACTACTGAGGATTTCAAAGCATATCAGGAGCAGATCGAATCTGTAGCTAAGAACTTAGCTTCTCTTAACTCTATTTATGAAGTAGAACTTTCAGATACTACCTCAAATTTAAAAGCACTGAACCAAAACCTAAGCAGCTTGAATGGAGTGTATGGAAATATGCTTTCAGCTATGGGTGGTAGTCGTGCCAACTCTTAAGTTGAGCTTAGAATTTTATTTTAATTAACATTAAAAATCAGAGAAGCTAATGTCAATTCCTAAGGAACCGAGACAGTTAATGATCAATATGATGTATATCGTATTGGTCGCACTACTGGCACTAAATGTTTCTGCCGAAGTACTGAATGCCTTTCAGTTGGTCAGTAACGGTATGAAAACCAGTAATACTGCTTTAGACAATAAAAATGCGGCAACAATGCGCGCCCTTGATGCCGCTTATAAAAATGACCCTAAAAAGGTTAAAGCGTATTTAGAAGATGCCCAAAAAGTACAGGCCAGTGTAGATGAGTTTGTTTCTGAAATCTCTGCTTTAAAAGCGCAATTGGTGAAAGAAACAGGAGGCTGGGTAGATGGAGAAGTAGATGGTAAGTTGAAAAACGATAAAGACTACGATACACCAACCAGAATCTTGATCGATAAGAAAAAGGGTAAGGAACTGCACGATAAAATTCTTGCATTGAAAGAAACAGTCCTAAATGTACCTTCTCTTACAGAGGAAGAAAGAGAGAATTTGGCAAATCAAATTACACTTAGTGTAGATTATGATAAAGATGCTGCCAAAAGGCTGGGTAAAAAATCATGGCAGGAATATTTGTTTGACCACGTACCAACTGTAGCAGTTTATACGCTGTTAACTAAGATTCAGGGTGATGCTAAAAGTTCAGAATCGATGGTCTTGGAAAAATTGCTTGGAAAAATTGGCGCGGAAGACTACAAGTTTGATGCACTTTCAGCAAAAGTAATCGCACCATCCTCTTATGTGCTTCAAGGTGAAGAATATCAGGCAGATATTTTTGTTTCAGCTTTTTCCAGTACACAAGATCCAGAAGTTTTTATTGGTGAATTTGATCCAGCTAAAGTCACATGGGAAAAAGGTGATCCTTTACCAACTAAAGTACCGGACAATCCATTGAAGCCTGGTTTTGAAACCGTTGAGGTTAGTGGTGGAATAGCGGATTTTAGAGTTCCAGCAAGCTCAGTTGGGGTTAAGAAAAAAGAAGGTGTGATTAGAGTGAAACAACCTCAGGGCGATGGATATGATTGGTTCCCTTTCAAATTAGAATATCAGGTTGCTCCACCAAGCGTTGTAGTTTCACCTACTAAAATGAACGTGTTTTATATTGGAGTTGACAACCCTGTAGATATTTCTGTAGCAGGATTTCCCGCTGATAGAGTTAGAGCTTCGCTTACTGAAGGTGGCTCAATTACAGGGTCAGGTGGAAATTATATCGCAAAAGTCAAAAAAGTTGGCAATACAAAGGTTAGTGTATCCGTTGTATTGGACGATGGTTCTGTTAAGAATATGGGAGCCCAAGAGTTTAGAATGAAAAGAGTGCCTGACCCGATTGCCGTTATTGGCGGAATGACAGGCGGAAATGTAAAGGCTTCTACTTTTAAAGTACAGCGTGGTGTTATAGCTGAATTAAAGAATTTCGATTTTGACATTCGTTTTCATATAGTTGGTTTTGAAATGACTTATGCAGCAAAAAGACAAGATTTGGTAACAGCAGATGCTTCAGGTCCTTCTTTTACACCAAAAATGTTAGACTTTTTAAATAGAGCCAAACCCGGTGATGTCTTTTACTTTGATGATATTAAAGCTAAAGGCCCTGATGGAATCACCAGAAAGCTTCCGGGTATTGTGTTTAAATTGATATAAAATATAATTAGTATGAAGTATTTAAATTTTCTATTAGCAGTTTTATTTACCCTTAGTGGTTATGCTGCTTTAGCACAAACAGTCGAAGAACCCCCTAGGGATGGTGCTTATGATAAAGTGACTGTAGAGCAAAGGGATATCCTTCAGTATGATCATATTCGTGAAGCAGATGTGTTTTGGTCTAAACGCGTGTGGAGAGTAATTGATACCCGTGAAAAGATGAATCATAAATTCAGGTATCCCAAACAATTTTTAGTTAATATCCTGAGAGATCATGCTATTGAAGGTGCAATTACTGTCTATGATCAATTGGATGACGAATTTCAAACTCCAGTACCTCCATCAGAAGTTGCTGCTTTGGGAGTTGGGTCTTCCGATACCATTAGGGTAATGGATCCGGTCACTTTTGAGGAGAAGATTGAAATTACCAATCCTGAATTTGATCCGCAAAAAATCAAAAAATTCAGATTGAAAGAAGATTGGATATTTGACGAGGAATCTTCTACAATGGTAGTTCGCATTATCGGTCTTGCTCCTATTATTGAGGTAATTGATGAAAATGGCAATTATCGTGGAGACCAAGTCCTTTTTTGGTGCTATTATCCTGAATTAAGACCAATATTGGCTCAATACCGGGTATTTAACCGGCACAATGATGCGACTACAGTTTCCTGGGAGGATCTTTTTGAAATGCGATTTTTTAGTAGTTATATAATT includes:
- the gldL gene encoding gliding motility protein GldL; the encoded protein is MKGLVVFFESPKGQQIKNLIIGLGASVVIMGALFKLMSWPGAGLMLIVGLGTEAFIFALLGILPPHPDLYWEKFYPGVTTPPHLDEMHNEGKPINKPSVTDQLNDMLEKANVETRLIERLGNNLGKLGDTAEKISELGDVAASTSDYAAKTKEASEALVEMKNAYATATANVTALGQTTEDFKAYQEQIESVAKNLASLNSIYEVELSDTTSNLKALNQNLSSLNGVYGNMLSAMGGSRANS
- a CDS encoding PorP/SprF family type IX secretion system membrane protein; amino-acid sequence: MSRFTFALLILSTCFYQGFGQNFPHFSQFPFQGMLYNPAVTGSNDAIEIDALYRSQWSGIQGQPKTLAIAAQSPINRLQSNLGLFFMHDRLGAEKNNYIQFAYAWRTPLKFANLAFGLSGGIVQKQIDGRELRAPEGEYREIFTHNDDYIPENFVSSISGDMNVGVYLNNEKWYAGVAVNNLLGSAHSFTDRGHDINIRSSRYLAVHGGYLIKISKNFDLQPNVLVLSDFNNYQGLYNLTVYFKQKLWLGMAFRGTSVNTKESIIPFLGFKVAKQLKLGYSYDAGISEIRNVNGGSHEIFVKYLIDIRKFMQSGKIIYNPRFM
- a CDS encoding GldM family protein, with amino-acid sequence MSIPKEPRQLMINMMYIVLVALLALNVSAEVLNAFQLVSNGMKTSNTALDNKNAATMRALDAAYKNDPKKVKAYLEDAQKVQASVDEFVSEISALKAQLVKETGGWVDGEVDGKLKNDKDYDTPTRILIDKKKGKELHDKILALKETVLNVPSLTEEERENLANQITLSVDYDKDAAKRLGKKSWQEYLFDHVPTVAVYTLLTKIQGDAKSSESMVLEKLLGKIGAEDYKFDALSAKVIAPSSYVLQGEEYQADIFVSAFSSTQDPEVFIGEFDPAKVTWEKGDPLPTKVPDNPLKPGFETVEVSGGIADFRVPASSVGVKKKEGVIRVKQPQGDGYDWFPFKLEYQVAPPSVVVSPTKMNVFYIGVDNPVDISVAGFPADRVRASLTEGGSITGSGGNYIAKVKKVGNTKVSVSVVLDDGSVKNMGAQEFRMKRVPDPIAVIGGMTGGNVKASTFKVQRGVIAELKNFDFDIRFHIVGFEMTYAAKRQDLVTADASGPSFTPKMLDFLNRAKPGDVFYFDDIKAKGPDGITRKLPGIVFKLI
- a CDS encoding SUMF1/EgtB/PvdO family nonheme iron enzyme; protein product: MKSTVLSFGLFLVLLVSGCGAGFNGQLIGVQDRPGWNNVIPYGMVYVPSGNLHIGQSGQDVNYSMVQRTKSISIQGFFMDDTEVTNNEYRQFVHWVRDSITAFTMGGDFIENEGEEGEKVNWEFMSDFNYNDEEYKESLEGLYYPENEQMWGKHEMDVSKFVFDYYWLDIKEAARVSNRGKPRSEFFKSGTTPVYPDTLVWVRDFSYSYNEPMTRNYFWHPAFDDYPVVGVTWDQANAFSAWRTKFWGDYRAARGEVINDPFRLPTEHEWEYAARGGKANAPYPWGGPYLRNSKGCLLANFKPGRGNYPEDGGFYTVRADAYWPNDYGLFNMSGNVSEWTSTAFFENAYSFAHDMNPDVRYDAAEDDEITMKRKVVRGGSWKDIGYFLQTSTRNFEYQDSAKSYVGFRNVLTFLGRSIND
- the gldN gene encoding gliding motility protein GldN, whose amino-acid sequence is MKYLNFLLAVLFTLSGYAALAQTVEEPPRDGAYDKVTVEQRDILQYDHIREADVFWSKRVWRVIDTREKMNHKFRYPKQFLVNILRDHAIEGAITVYDQLDDEFQTPVPPSEVAALGVGSSDTIRVMDPVTFEEKIEITNPEFDPQKIKKFRLKEDWIFDEESSTMVVRIIGLAPIIEVIDENGNYRGDQVLFWCYYPELRPILAQYRVFNRHNDATTVSWEDLFEMRFFSSYIIKESNVQDRRIQDYTAGVDALLEADKIKYEIFNFEHDLWSY
- a CDS encoding uroporphyrinogen-III synthase, which gives rise to MLISQPEPENGKSPYYDIAKKYNIKVDFRKFIQVEGVSTKEFRKSRIVLNDYSAVIFTSRNSMDYFFSICESMRVKMSQETKYFCKSEAIALYLQKYIQYRKRKVFFGSGREEDLREILMKHKENEKFLLPCSNVSNSALPDFLEEKGFDFKPAVMYKTVSSDLSDLENIFYDIILFFSPHGLKSLFENFPDFKQNNTKLGAFGDTTAQAMEDYGLSVNIKAPAPGVPSMTMAVQKYLDKYNK